A genomic region of Desulfuribacillus alkaliarsenatis contains the following coding sequences:
- a CDS encoding 4Fe-4S dicluster domain-containing protein, translating into MTRMARLIDITRCTACRGCQVACKSWNQLEGEIGEFTGSYQSHHDNSPGRWTMIKFYEQKKATGLEWHFRKNCCLHCGDPGCMKACPNDAIRKADNGAVIRVEENCIGCGYCVPHCPFGIPKIDEKEEKMKKCSFCYDRISNNLQPACAKTCVPKAIVYGTWEDMSRLADERVVQARNLYPNARIYGKDELGGLGAIYILPDSPDQFDLPVNPTLHPTLGLWKDLVHPFGNFMVGAALAATGLAFLFSRRKVVGLKESAKLEEGGYYDEQTKNDRAL; encoded by the coding sequence ATGACAAGAATGGCGAGATTAATCGATATCACTAGATGTACAGCTTGTAGAGGTTGCCAGGTTGCTTGTAAAAGCTGGAATCAACTAGAAGGAGAAATTGGTGAATTCACTGGTTCGTATCAGTCGCATCATGACAATTCTCCTGGTCGCTGGACAATGATTAAGTTCTACGAGCAGAAGAAAGCTACTGGTCTTGAGTGGCATTTCCGTAAGAACTGCTGCTTACACTGTGGTGATCCTGGTTGTATGAAGGCATGTCCAAACGATGCTATTAGAAAAGCTGACAATGGTGCAGTTATTCGCGTAGAAGAGAATTGTATCGGCTGTGGCTATTGTGTACCACATTGCCCATTCGGTATTCCTAAGATTGATGAAAAAGAAGAGAAGATGAAAAAATGTTCATTCTGCTATGACAGAATTTCAAACAATCTTCAACCTGCATGTGCTAAAACGTGTGTTCCTAAGGCGATTGTCTATGGAACTTGGGAAGATATGTCAAGGTTAGCTGATGAGCGTGTAGTTCAAGCTAGAAACTTGTATCCAAATGCAAGAATTTATGGTAAGGATGAGCTTGGTGGATTAGGTGCTATTTATATCTTACCTGACTCTCCAGATCAGTTTGACTTACCAGTAAATCCAACATTACACCCGACATTAGGACTTTGGAAAGACCTAGTTCATCCGTTTGGAAACTTTATGGTAGGTGCAGCTTTAGCGGCTACAGGACTAGCGTTCTTGTTCTCACGCCGTAAGGTTGTAGGATTGAAGGAAAGTGCTAAGTTGGAAGAAGGAGGCTACTACGATGAGCAAACAAAAAATGATCGTGCGCTTTAG
- a CDS encoding formate dehydrogenase subunit gamma, producing MSKQKMIVRFSPVVRITHWMYAISFIILAITGYMLFGTKLDWMAPLFGGIEGAMIVHRVAAVFLVSSIVISLLMRPKEMLTWFKDCFTFTKNDFGFLATFPHKFMGIKKEIPPQGFYNGGEKVNSLIQIFSGAILIVTGFIMWFSDSFSAGLLMWAIPLHALFFAVATAGAIGHIWLALLNPISNESLGAMTHGKVSEKYMIENHEQWYNDVYKAGKSQ from the coding sequence ATGAGCAAACAAAAAATGATCGTGCGCTTTAGTCCAGTCGTTCGTATTACACACTGGATGTATGCAATCAGTTTCATCATCCTAGCGATTACTGGATACATGCTATTCGGTACAAAGCTAGACTGGATGGCACCGTTATTTGGTGGTATTGAAGGAGCTATGATTGTTCACCGTGTGGCAGCTGTTTTCCTTGTTAGTTCAATTGTAATATCATTACTAATGCGTCCAAAAGAGATGTTAACTTGGTTTAAAGATTGCTTTACATTTACAAAAAATGACTTTGGTTTCTTAGCTACATTCCCTCATAAGTTCATGGGAATTAAGAAAGAAATTCCACCACAAGGATTCTATAACGGTGGAGAAAAAGTTAACTCTTTAATTCAAATTTTCTCTGGAGCAATCCTAATAGTAACAGGTTTCATTATGTGGTTCAGTGATTCATTTAGTGCAGGATTACTAATGTGGGCAATTCCATTGCATGCATTGTTCTTTGCAGTAGCTACTGCTGGAGCTATTGGTCACATCTGGTTAGCATTATTAAACCCAATCTCTAACGAATCGCTTGGAGCTATGACTCATGGTAAAGTATCTGAGAAATACATGATTGAAAACCATGAGCAATGGTACAACGATGTTTATAAAGCTGGAAAAAGTCAATAA
- a CDS encoding formate dehydrogenase accessory protein FdhE produces the protein MNKNKNIPKPPEEMVAYYKNLDEFVSNQTKNLKLVTINKVEGIEEFLKKIGKESSLLEEGYVPMDSEQVAKNFNKLVELLEASTPENQLANSIKKLIDEDVFNQKFWDKPIEEVEESVIKLAEEKELDVHSLLRLSYWAMSPYWRAVASDNKEKITDLPVNSRPTCPVCGQFADFAVLDEDKHGKRYLICIQCDVKWPYKRMGCSYCGNDDYDKLGYIVLEDVEGYKIYHCEECKTYLKTFDQRADVPRLSNNQLMENVETLFLDLLAAEKGYSPMK, from the coding sequence TTGAATAAAAACAAAAATATTCCTAAGCCTCCAGAGGAAATGGTTGCTTACTATAAAAATCTTGATGAGTTTGTTAGTAATCAAACAAAGAACCTAAAGTTAGTAACAATTAACAAAGTAGAAGGAATCGAGGAATTCCTAAAGAAAATTGGCAAAGAGAGTTCACTGCTTGAAGAAGGCTATGTTCCAATGGATAGTGAACAGGTAGCAAAAAACTTTAATAAACTTGTGGAATTACTTGAAGCAAGTACACCTGAGAATCAACTAGCTAACTCTATAAAGAAGCTAATTGATGAAGATGTTTTCAATCAGAAATTCTGGGATAAACCAATAGAAGAAGTTGAGGAAAGTGTAATTAAGCTTGCTGAAGAAAAAGAGCTTGATGTGCATTCGCTATTGCGTCTCTCTTACTGGGCAATGAGTCCATATTGGCGTGCAGTAGCTAGTGATAATAAAGAAAAAATTACTGATCTGCCTGTAAACTCGAGACCAACATGTCCTGTGTGTGGACAGTTTGCAGACTTTGCTGTACTTGATGAAGACAAGCATGGCAAAAGATATTTAATATGCATACAATGCGATGTTAAATGGCCATACAAGCGTATGGGCTGTAGCTACTGTGGCAATGATGATTATGATAAGCTTGGATACATTGTTTTAGAAGATGTCGAGGGATATAAAATATATCACTGTGAGGAATGTAAGACCTATCTTAAGACTTTTGATCAAAGGGCAGATGTGCCAAGATTGTCAAATAATCAATTGATGGAAAATGTAGAAACACTATTTTTAGATCTTTTAGCAGCAGAAAAAGGCTATTCGCCAATGAAATAG
- the asnB gene encoding asparagine synthase (glutamine-hydrolyzing), giving the protein MCGIAGWIHYQMNLADNIDVVINAMGETLIPRGPDAKGSWVSAHAAFAHRRLVVVDPVGGVQPMVKEHQGETFVLIYNGELYNTEDLRNILENCGHIFKGHSDTEVLLTAYIQWGERCVEYFNGIFAFAIWRERKQTVFLARDRLGVKPLFYSLKGNSLVFASELKSLLSHPDVEPIVDRSGLAEIIAIGPARTPGHGVFKNVYELKPGHLMQFSREGVRTQQYWALESKKHTHSFEETVIRVKTIFEDAVRRQLVSDVPLCTLLSGGLDSSAITAYAHRASVTNGMGPLHTFSVDYEDNDKHFKPNEFQPNSDEHFIKRVNEYLGSKSHYIRIKNDNLVESLQKAALARDLPGMADIDGSLMLFSHEIKKHATVALSGECADEVFGGYPWFKNLDDRPLEMFPWTRNLSERMTVFSQEITDIIKPESYIKQRFHEAMEEVPRLEGEQGHDERIREMFYINLTRWMPTLLDRKDRMSMAEGLEIRVPFCDHRLVEYLWNVPWEMKYYNQIEKGLLRKALEGVLPDDVLYRKKSPYPKTHDPAYLAAMKEWVTEIINTPNSPTHQIINCKNIRLLLNSVSPSSNMPWFGQLMNMPQFLAYIGQLDTWMRKYKVQLQL; this is encoded by the coding sequence ATGTGTGGAATAGCAGGTTGGATTCATTACCAAATGAATCTCGCTGATAATATAGATGTTGTGATAAATGCAATGGGGGAGACATTAATCCCTCGAGGACCTGATGCGAAAGGGAGCTGGGTCTCAGCCCATGCTGCGTTTGCCCATCGGCGTCTAGTTGTTGTTGACCCTGTCGGTGGTGTTCAGCCTATGGTTAAAGAGCACCAAGGAGAAACCTTTGTCCTTATATACAACGGTGAGCTCTACAACACAGAAGATTTAAGAAATATCCTCGAAAACTGTGGTCATATATTTAAGGGACACTCAGATACTGAAGTGTTATTGACTGCATACATTCAGTGGGGAGAGCGCTGCGTAGAGTACTTCAATGGCATATTCGCCTTTGCAATATGGCGCGAACGTAAGCAAACAGTATTTTTAGCTCGAGATCGTCTAGGGGTAAAACCATTATTTTATAGCCTTAAAGGTAATTCGCTTGTGTTTGCATCGGAGTTGAAATCACTGTTAAGTCATCCTGATGTAGAGCCAATAGTAGATCGTTCAGGACTTGCAGAAATAATAGCAATTGGTCCAGCAAGAACGCCTGGCCATGGGGTTTTCAAAAATGTTTATGAGCTAAAACCAGGGCACCTCATGCAGTTCAGTAGAGAAGGAGTACGGACACAGCAATATTGGGCACTAGAATCTAAAAAACATACGCACAGTTTTGAAGAAACAGTAATAAGGGTTAAGACAATATTTGAAGATGCAGTACGAAGGCAACTAGTATCTGATGTACCACTCTGTACACTTTTATCAGGCGGGCTAGACTCAAGTGCAATTACAGCATACGCCCACAGAGCGAGTGTTACTAACGGAATGGGTCCACTTCATACATTCTCAGTAGACTATGAAGATAATGACAAGCATTTTAAACCGAATGAATTTCAACCAAACTCAGATGAACATTTCATTAAACGTGTTAATGAATACCTAGGTAGTAAATCACACTATATACGAATCAAAAACGATAACTTAGTTGAATCGCTACAGAAAGCTGCACTGGCAAGGGACTTACCTGGAATGGCGGATATTGATGGCTCACTTATGCTTTTTAGTCATGAGATTAAAAAGCATGCTACTGTAGCGCTATCTGGGGAATGTGCAGATGAAGTTTTTGGTGGTTATCCTTGGTTTAAAAACCTAGATGATAGACCGCTAGAAATGTTCCCTTGGACCAGAAACCTGTCAGAAAGAATGACGGTTTTCTCGCAAGAAATCACAGACATAATAAAACCAGAGTCCTATATTAAACAGCGATTCCATGAGGCGATGGAGGAGGTGCCAAGGCTTGAAGGTGAGCAAGGGCATGACGAGCGTATAAGGGAGATGTTCTATATAAACCTAACCCGTTGGATGCCAACGCTTTTAGATCGCAAGGATCGCATGAGTATGGCAGAAGGATTAGAGATTCGTGTCCCTTTCTGTGACCATCGCTTAGTTGAGTACCTCTGGAATGTTCCGTGGGAAATGAAGTATTACAATCAAATTGAAAAAGGCTTGTTACGAAAAGCATTAGAGGGTGTGCTACCAGATGACGTTCTCTATCGCAAAAAAAGCCCTTATCCAAAAACTCACGACCCTGCGTATTTAGCAGCTATGAAGGAATGGGTAACAGAAATTATCAACACTCCAAACTCGCCTACTCATCAAATTATTAACTGTAAGAATATCAGATTACTCTTAAATTCAGTATCTCCAAGCTCAAATATGCCCTGGTTCGGCCAGTTAATGAATATGCCACAATTCTTGGCGTATATAGGGCAGCTAGATACATGGATGCGTAAATATAAAGTACAGCTACAACTGTAG
- the hepT gene encoding type VII toxin-antitoxin system HepT family RNase toxin yields MVNSELVKRKIAYIDECIKKINKYSNYTYQQFAQDDIVQDVVEYNLFQAINLMIDIAQHVVTDGDLGKPEKLSDGFEILFAKKYITERQLFTYKNMVGFRNIIAHQYTSLDKKIVYTAMNEKVKDIKEFVSFVLEDII; encoded by the coding sequence GTGGTAAATAGCGAGTTAGTTAAAAGGAAAATAGCTTATATTGATGAATGCATTAAGAAAATTAATAAATATTCTAATTATACTTATCAGCAGTTTGCTCAGGATGATATTGTACAAGATGTCGTGGAGTATAACTTATTCCAAGCTATCAATCTTATGATAGATATTGCGCAACATGTTGTAACTGATGGGGATTTAGGTAAGCCAGAAAAACTGTCTGATGGATTTGAAATACTATTTGCAAAAAAATACATCACTGAGAGACAACTTTTTACTTACAAGAACATGGTTGGATTTCGCAACATAATAGCACACCAATATACAAGTTTAGACAAAAAAATAGTATATACAGCCATGAATGAAAAGGTTAAAGATATAAAGGAATTTGTCAGTTTTGTACTAGAGGATATCATATAA
- the mntA gene encoding type VII toxin-antitoxin system MntA family adenylyltransferase antitoxin, translated as MVCDLIKKKIAEYDAVQFAFIFGSYAINKQCEDSDLDVAIMLDKPLVDLEDYLKMKMELTELTKLEVDLVVLNDAAPLLKKEVFQTGIQIYAKSQTFVNEQRIKALFEYDDMEKYLEASHRALKEKYI; from the coding sequence ATGGTATGCGATTTAATAAAAAAGAAAATAGCTGAATATGACGCCGTCCAATTCGCTTTTATATTTGGCTCTTATGCGATCAATAAGCAATGTGAGGACAGCGACTTAGATGTTGCAATTATGTTAGATAAGCCGTTAGTAGATTTGGAAGATTATTTAAAAATGAAAATGGAGCTAACTGAGTTGACTAAACTAGAGGTAGATTTAGTAGTACTTAACGATGCAGCACCGTTGCTAAAAAAAGAAGTGTTTCAAACAGGAATTCAAATCTATGCAAAATCTCAAACATTTGTTAATGAACAGCGCATCAAAGCTCTATTTGAATATGATGATATGGAGAAGTATTTAGAAGCTTCACATAGAGCACTTAAAGAAAAATACATCTAA
- a CDS encoding type II toxin-antitoxin system HicB family antitoxin produces the protein MNNLLSYKGYHARVEYSDADEVFFGLILGIEDSISFEADTVIKLKKAFQEAVDDYLEMCEELGKTPDKAYKGSFNVRISPEAHRKADLLAKSKGISLNQFVEKAIKDSMAN, from the coding sequence ATGAATAATCTACTATCTTACAAAGGATATCATGCTAGGGTTGAGTATAGTGATGCAGATGAAGTATTTTTTGGTCTAATTTTAGGAATTGAAGATAGTATTAGCTTCGAGGCTGATACTGTCATTAAATTAAAAAAAGCATTTCAAGAAGCAGTTGATGATTATCTAGAAATGTGTGAAGAACTAGGCAAAACTCCAGATAAAGCATATAAGGGTAGTTTCAACGTAAGAATATCACCGGAGGCACATCGGAAAGCTGATTTATTAGCTAAGTCAAAAGGAATATCATTAAATCAGTTTGTAGAAAAAGCCATTAAAGATAGTATGGCCAATTAG
- a CDS encoding type II toxin-antitoxin system HicA family toxin — MTKIEKLLQRLYSLPKDFTYSELKKIMKSLGFIEHTKGKTSGSRVAFHNQQHNLIIRLHKPHPGNILKRYQLVEVIKIIKKLGDNDE, encoded by the coding sequence ATGACAAAAATAGAAAAGCTTTTGCAAAGGCTTTACAGTTTGCCAAAGGATTTCACCTATAGCGAGCTTAAAAAGATAATGAAATCATTAGGATTTATTGAGCATACTAAGGGCAAGACATCAGGTTCAAGGGTTGCTTTTCACAATCAACAGCATAATCTGATAATTAGGTTACACAAACCACATCCAGGTAATATTTTAAAAAGATATCAGTTAGTAGAGGTTATTAAAATAATAAAAAAGTTAGGTGATAACGATGAATAA
- a CDS encoding stalk domain-containing protein — translation MKNIVRYSFAIIALILILTGNIYASEYQDHRNEWGLFLEGTNLNPDVAPIDSSSDLLLPIRFVVEGLGGEIEWKPHTKEVIAHVNGQELYIIFNHKSGAAHSVKVNGMQFSSKQHPLPVIKSGRTMINVELVELITKTKIARVDGLRLTNIYKEQKQEEFQLEQLALCVHKADEYLFRVFKDRTQQDRKQLESRLTRYYSKAISEQIIEHYYIKNDEGFYQVIPTDRPITIAPANNIESIELQSIKNLNNEVGLMLYVKRKPTLFSTYKVHSQYEFRLQNQQWIIVEIIHHLVDNRDRTNDGYGGAMRL, via the coding sequence ATGAAGAACATAGTTCGGTATAGCTTTGCTATTATTGCCCTTATATTGATATTGACAGGAAATATTTATGCTAGTGAATACCAAGATCATAGAAATGAATGGGGGTTATTTTTAGAAGGAACTAATTTAAACCCTGATGTTGCTCCGATAGACAGTTCATCTGATCTTTTATTACCAATACGGTTTGTAGTAGAGGGGTTAGGTGGCGAAATCGAGTGGAAGCCGCACACGAAAGAGGTCATAGCGCATGTAAACGGGCAGGAATTATATATAATTTTTAATCATAAATCAGGAGCAGCACACTCTGTGAAAGTAAATGGCATGCAATTTAGCAGCAAACAGCACCCTTTACCTGTAATAAAATCTGGAAGGACTATGATAAATGTTGAACTTGTCGAACTTATAACTAAAACGAAGATTGCCCGTGTTGATGGTTTGCGATTGACTAATATTTATAAAGAACAGAAGCAGGAAGAGTTCCAGCTTGAACAATTAGCACTATGTGTTCATAAAGCTGATGAGTACCTTTTTCGAGTCTTTAAAGATAGAACACAACAGGATCGTAAACAATTGGAATCAAGATTAACAAGATACTATTCAAAAGCGATATCCGAGCAAATTATAGAGCATTACTACATTAAAAATGACGAAGGTTTTTATCAAGTGATACCAACGGATAGGCCAATTACGATAGCGCCTGCTAATAATATTGAATCAATAGAACTACAGAGCATTAAGAATTTAAATAATGAAGTTGGGTTAATGTTATATGTGAAAAGAAAGCCAACACTTTTTAGCACTTACAAAGTTCATTCGCAGTATGAGTTTCGCTTACAAAACCAACAATGGATAATAGTTGAAATTATACACCATTTAGTAGACAATAGAGACAGGACAAATGATGGTTATGGAGGCGCAATGAGACTATGA
- the selA gene encoding L-seryl-tRNA(Sec) selenium transferase, whose amino-acid sequence MNEKYRMLPAVGKLLQHPTIKEWQKEYPLSKISQAAAKLIDEMRDRIAELLPEEFEQEAVLNKLKANLDNELEPNLKRVINATGVVLHTNLGRALLSEDAVNMVAQVARSYNNLELNLDTGKRGSRYSHVEELICELTGAEAALVVNNNASAVLLVLRELGSGGEVIVSRGELVEIGGSFRVSEVMKESKAQLVEVGTTNKTHLYDYEDHVTEHTKLLMKVHTSNYRIVGFTKSVESEELVSLGRKTDIPVYEDLGSGMLYDLKSIGVGDEPTVQEVVKAGVDVVSFSGDKLLGGPQAGIIVGRKKYIDRIKKNQLNRALRVDKFTVAALQATLLHYVKEEYTKIPTLRMIMGTEDSMLEKANLLAEQIKAVSNSIEVEVQPGFSQIGGGALPLEQMPTYVVALSFADTTIARAVELMREASYPIMPRVSKEQILLDVRTIADEEFSEVVISIKEIIEKTTTREV is encoded by the coding sequence ATGAATGAAAAATATAGAATGCTGCCTGCGGTAGGTAAGCTATTACAACACCCTACTATTAAAGAGTGGCAAAAAGAATACCCTTTATCTAAGATATCCCAGGCAGCAGCAAAGCTGATAGACGAGATGCGAGATCGAATCGCCGAGCTGTTGCCTGAAGAATTTGAACAAGAGGCTGTTTTGAATAAGTTAAAAGCAAACCTAGATAATGAGCTTGAGCCTAACTTAAAACGCGTCATAAATGCAACTGGTGTAGTATTACACACTAATCTTGGACGAGCATTGTTATCTGAAGATGCTGTCAATATGGTTGCTCAAGTTGCCCGTTCTTATAATAATTTAGAATTGAATTTAGACACTGGTAAGCGTGGTTCGCGCTACTCCCATGTAGAAGAGCTTATATGTGAGCTTACGGGTGCTGAAGCAGCACTAGTTGTAAACAACAATGCGTCTGCCGTGCTGCTTGTCCTGAGAGAGCTAGGGAGCGGTGGCGAAGTTATTGTTTCCCGTGGTGAACTAGTTGAAATTGGTGGCTCATTTAGGGTGTCGGAAGTAATGAAGGAGAGTAAAGCACAGCTAGTAGAAGTGGGAACTACCAATAAGACGCACCTTTATGATTATGAGGACCATGTAACAGAGCATACTAAATTGCTAATGAAGGTACACACAAGTAATTATCGCATTGTCGGGTTTACGAAGAGTGTTGAATCCGAGGAATTAGTTTCGCTAGGTAGAAAAACTGACATACCTGTATACGAAGACTTAGGCAGTGGCATGCTCTATGATCTTAAGAGTATTGGTGTGGGCGATGAACCGACAGTACAAGAAGTCGTTAAAGCAGGGGTGGACGTAGTCTCTTTTAGTGGAGATAAACTTCTGGGTGGACCACAGGCTGGTATTATAGTAGGAAGAAAAAAATACATTGACCGTATTAAAAAGAACCAACTAAATCGAGCCTTGCGAGTGGACAAGTTTACAGTAGCGGCGTTACAGGCGACATTGCTACATTATGTTAAAGAGGAATACACTAAGATTCCAACCCTACGTATGATTATGGGAACGGAAGATAGTATGTTGGAAAAAGCCAATCTTTTAGCAGAACAGATAAAAGCAGTTAGTAATAGCATTGAAGTTGAAGTCCAGCCAGGTTTTTCGCAAATCGGTGGTGGAGCCTTACCTTTAGAGCAAATGCCTACTTATGTAGTGGCTTTATCCTTTGCTGATACGACAATTGCAAGGGCGGTTGAACTAATGCGTGAGGCGAGCTATCCAATAATGCCAAGGGTATCGAAGGAACAAATTCTACTTGATGTAAGAACAATTGCTGACGAAGAGTTTAGTGAGGTTGTTATCAGCATAAAAGAAATTATCGAAAAAACAACTACCAGAGAGGTGTAA